In Oligoflexia bacterium, a single genomic region encodes these proteins:
- a CDS encoding MlaD family protein: MKNLSSDFSVGLFALIALLVVIFLSLEVNDKGTLGAGAKTYYAHFESVSGLVDRTPVEIAGIMVGYVESIELDGNKAKVTLKIQRKMKVYQDAQVAIKDRGVLGDKYLALSQGTPETGELKGKGFIQNTTSKSDFDELSSSVKETAQIIKDLLSSDEPKGALGETLVNLRDTTARLSKLMEANQNQINSIVDNMDSFSKDLASVMRSNKQAISDTLASVQDTLGEEGELTQALASLNKIMSKIENGEGTVGKLVSDETTINKINDTIDGVNDTIGMFRKMQLGIRYRAEFLQSDKEIQNLVAIAIAPSPDKYLMFEVVDSPVGDIRRNTTTVSSGGNVISSTQTVNQNDRLVFNVQLAKRLWNATFRAGVFRNTGGIGMDLHLLENQLVLSTELFNASRENDAIQFRAYGSLYLYKHLMLTAGMDDILSEQDRQNLFFGAGVRFTDSDLKSFIPAMGAAF, from the coding sequence ATGAAAAATTTATCATCAGATTTTAGTGTTGGATTATTTGCACTGATTGCCCTGCTTGTTGTCATTTTTTTATCACTAGAAGTGAATGATAAAGGAACTTTAGGTGCTGGAGCCAAAACCTATTATGCCCACTTTGAATCCGTTTCAGGACTGGTTGATCGCACACCCGTAGAAATCGCTGGGATTATGGTTGGTTATGTAGAGTCTATTGAGCTTGATGGGAATAAAGCAAAAGTTACTCTAAAAATTCAACGTAAAATGAAAGTATACCAAGATGCCCAAGTTGCTATTAAAGATAGAGGTGTTTTAGGTGATAAATATCTTGCCTTAAGTCAAGGAACCCCTGAAACTGGTGAATTAAAAGGTAAAGGTTTTATTCAAAATACCACCTCAAAGAGTGACTTTGATGAACTGTCTTCTTCAGTCAAAGAAACAGCTCAGATTATCAAAGACCTGTTATCTTCTGATGAGCCCAAAGGGGCCTTAGGTGAAACCTTGGTTAATTTGCGCGACACAACTGCCCGCTTGAGTAAACTTATGGAAGCCAATCAAAATCAGATTAATTCTATTGTAGACAATATGGACTCTTTTTCAAAAGATTTGGCCTCTGTTATGCGCAGCAATAAGCAAGCCATTTCTGATACCTTAGCTTCTGTGCAAGATACTCTAGGAGAAGAGGGAGAGCTGACCCAAGCCCTGGCCTCTTTGAATAAAATTATGAGCAAAATTGAAAATGGAGAAGGAACTGTTGGAAAATTAGTCAGCGATGAAACCACCATCAATAAAATTAACGATACCATTGATGGGGTTAATGATACTATTGGTATGTTCAGGAAGATGCAATTGGGCATACGCTATAGAGCCGAGTTTTTACAATCAGACAAAGAAATACAAAATTTAGTTGCCATTGCCATTGCCCCAAGTCCTGATAAATATTTAATGTTTGAAGTTGTAGATTCCCCAGTGGGAGACATAAGAAGAAATACCACCACTGTGAGTTCCGGTGGAAATGTAATCAGTAGCACACAAACCGTAAACCAAAACGATCGCTTGGTATTTAACGTTCAACTAGCCAAGCGCTTATGGAATGCAACTTTTAGAGCTGGTGTATTTAGAAATACCGGCGGTATTGGCATGGATTTACATTTGCTTGAAAACCAACTGGTTTTATCAACAGAACTTTTTAATGCTTCAAGGGAGAATGACGCGATCCAATTTAGAGCTTATGGCTCACTTTATCTTTACAAGCATCTGATGCTTACAGCTGGCATGGATGACATTTTATCTGAACAAGATAGACAAAATTTATTCTTTGGTGCAGGTGTTCGCTTTACGGACAGTGATTTAAAATCGTTCATCCCAGCTATGGGTGCAGCTTTTTAA
- a CDS encoding phospholipase A, with product MPGKTKLRFFLIVFKLLLFFWIDTRSILLASSIDGSPLSIHENNFLLIGAEDSPYSKNIVFKFQLSAKLKILESPFYFAYTQRSFMDVASYSFPFYDHNYRPEFFYVQGIAGKKILKALQLGVLHSSNGKGEDSSRGWNYVYLKLYFKSGRAYFEPKFIVALLLDQDNNPDLRQYYGALKLNLGYRWPNNVEWSASVYPGIQFDKYSVETNFNIPWKVIFKKLDEKTITSLWFHAYHGFGETLLGYNQITQSISLGFGIRG from the coding sequence ATGCCGGGCAAAACTAAGCTTAGATTTTTTTTAATAGTTTTTAAGTTACTACTGTTTTTTTGGATCGATACACGCTCTATACTTTTAGCTTCAAGCATTGACGGGTCGCCTTTAAGTATTCATGAAAACAACTTCTTACTTATTGGGGCTGAAGACTCCCCATATTCTAAAAATATAGTTTTTAAGTTTCAGCTAAGCGCTAAGTTAAAAATTCTGGAGTCCCCGTTTTACTTTGCGTATACCCAACGTTCATTCATGGATGTTGCCAGTTATTCATTCCCATTTTATGATCATAACTATCGCCCAGAGTTTTTCTATGTTCAAGGTATTGCGGGTAAAAAAATATTAAAAGCTTTACAGCTGGGCGTTTTGCATTCATCAAATGGAAAAGGTGAAGATAGTTCAAGAGGTTGGAACTACGTTTATCTTAAGCTTTATTTTAAGAGTGGAAGAGCCTATTTTGAACCAAAGTTCATAGTGGCATTATTGCTGGATCAAGATAATAATCCTGATTTACGGCAATACTATGGGGCTTTAAAGCTTAATTTAGGCTATCGATGGCCCAATAATGTTGAATGGTCTGCTTCTGTTTACCCTGGGATTCAGTTTGATAAGTACTCTGTGGAGACAAATTTTAATATTCCATGGAAAGTCATTTTTAAAAAACTTGATGAAAAAACTATTACATCGTTATGGTTTCATGCTTATCACGGTTTTGGCGAAACACTCTTAGGCTATAATCAAATTACTCAATCTATTTCTTTAGGTTTCGGAATACGTGGTTAA
- a CDS encoding ABC transporter permease: MNASEKHNSILHRFVAFFGQQVKLFLSYFIVPLSQTGAMCLLFYKSINYLFKPPIRWRELMNQMKFVGVNSLFIVVLTGAFTGMVFALQSGRSFAYFGAESLTGSVVALTLSREIAPTLTALMVTARAGSAMAAQLGTMQVTQQIDALRAMAVSPIDYLIAPRLAASIIVMPFLTSIFNFVGLAGAYVVGIYLLGIDEGSFVEKIRYYTDVPDYVQGLFKSIFFGLIMAMVCCYKGTSAKRGAADVGQKVTEAVVISSVAILVADYFLTAIFF, translated from the coding sequence ATGAATGCATCAGAAAAACATAACTCTATTCTACATCGCTTTGTGGCATTTTTTGGCCAGCAGGTAAAACTCTTTTTAAGCTATTTTATTGTTCCCCTTTCTCAAACAGGAGCAATGTGTTTGCTATTTTATAAATCCATCAATTATTTATTTAAACCGCCCATTCGTTGGCGTGAGTTGATGAATCAAATGAAATTTGTGGGTGTAAACTCTCTGTTTATTGTGGTATTGACCGGTGCTTTTACTGGAATGGTGTTTGCCTTGCAAAGTGGCCGTTCATTTGCATATTTTGGGGCAGAATCCTTAACAGGTTCTGTTGTTGCGTTAACGCTTTCACGTGAAATTGCTCCAACATTGACTGCTTTAATGGTCACAGCTCGTGCTGGCTCAGCAATGGCCGCACAATTGGGTACAATGCAAGTCACCCAGCAAATTGATGCTTTAAGAGCAATGGCTGTTAGCCCTATTGACTATTTAATTGCCCCAAGACTCGCGGCTTCTATTATTGTCATGCCGTTTTTAACCTCTATTTTTAACTTTGTAGGTTTAGCAGGGGCCTATGTTGTTGGAATCTATTTGCTTGGCATTGACGAAGGTAGCTTTGTTGAGAAAATTCGTTATTACACGGATGTACCGGACTATGTTCAAGGTTTGTTTAAATCTATATTTTTTGGCTTAATAATGGCTATGGTTTGCTGTTATAAGGGAACTTCTGCTAAAAGAGGTGCGGCAGATGTTGGACAAAAAGTGACTGAAGCTGTTGTCATTTCTTCTGTTGCTATTTTAGTGGCAGATTACTTTTTAACGGCTATCTTCTTCTAA
- the alr gene encoding alanine racemase, translating into MRTRALINIKQLKQNYLALSQMREPAHTIMPVIKAHAYGHDALIVAKALDKLNPVAFGVADLNEALEIGHLKLKTPCFNFGYIDPLLLHESIQQKVILSLFCLEDIAYLGTISAQLKAQLRLHIKVDTGMNRIGFKKNQWSAVIELIDQHDLKHAIQGIFTHLSDSNQLNFEHSQRQLDQFSQAKIFFEQALNKKLTTHCASSSPVQHLSSLISSFDWIRPGIALYGYPYQQNPNIKPILTWKAKIIQIKDVAVGESIGYNQSYIAAKPMRIGIISVGYGDGFFKEYHNHTLYYKNEPCPIVGDICMDMCMIDLSNIKEALLGDEVFLISEKKCNDTLHLSQQTNKSVYEILTSIGKRVVREATSDKKS; encoded by the coding sequence ATGCGTACAAGAGCTCTCATTAACATCAAACAACTCAAACAAAACTACCTTGCCTTAAGTCAAATGCGAGAACCCGCACACACCATTATGCCAGTAATTAAAGCTCACGCCTACGGCCATGATGCATTGATAGTAGCAAAAGCTCTGGATAAACTTAATCCAGTTGCTTTTGGGGTTGCTGACCTCAACGAAGCACTTGAAATTGGTCACCTCAAACTCAAAACACCCTGCTTTAACTTTGGCTATATTGATCCCTTACTACTACATGAAAGTATTCAACAAAAAGTTATTCTAAGTCTATTTTGTTTAGAAGACATTGCTTATCTTGGAACAATTTCTGCACAACTTAAAGCTCAGTTGCGTTTGCATATTAAGGTTGATACCGGCATGAATCGCATTGGCTTTAAAAAAAACCAATGGTCAGCAGTGATTGAACTCATTGATCAACATGACCTTAAACATGCGATTCAAGGTATTTTTACGCATTTATCAGATAGCAACCAGCTTAACTTTGAACATAGTCAGCGTCAGTTAGATCAGTTTTCTCAAGCAAAAATCTTCTTTGAGCAAGCGCTTAATAAAAAACTCACAACTCACTGCGCCAGCAGCTCGCCAGTTCAACATTTATCATCGTTGATCTCATCATTTGATTGGATTAGGCCCGGAATTGCTTTGTATGGCTACCCTTATCAACAAAATCCAAATATAAAACCGATTTTAACTTGGAAAGCTAAAATCATTCAAATCAAAGATGTAGCTGTTGGAGAAAGTATTGGCTATAATCAAAGCTACATTGCAGCAAAACCTATGCGAATTGGCATTATCAGTGTTGGTTATGGCGATGGTTTTTTTAAAGAATATCACAATCACACCTTATATTATAAGAACGAACCTTGCCCTATTGTGGGCGATATATGTATGGATATGTGTATGATAGATTTAAGTAACATTAAAGAGGCCCTACTTGGGGATGAGGTCTTTTTGATTTCAGAAAAAAAATGCAATGATACCTTGCATTTAAGTCAACAAACAAATAAAAGCGTATACGAAATACTTACCTCAATTGGTAAAAGAGTGGTAAGAGAAGCTACATCAGATAAAAAATCATGA
- a CDS encoding ABC transporter ATP-binding protein: MIYFKNVNKAFQTQVVLNNLNLHVKKGEITVIMGPSGVGKSVSLKLLMGLMKPDSGEIILDGQNVCELSDEEMKKIRKKIGMLFQDAALFDYLNVYENVSFPMLEHTKLSEEKIKVHVEEKLSEVGLTDINEKLPSELSGGMRKRVGLARALMLNPKVILFDEPTTGLDPITTSQIGDLILKTQRSRNATVLLINHDLALTYKVADKVAMLYNGEIVEYCTPKELKKSEHPFVKNFLEAHINMENYK; encoded by the coding sequence ATGATTTATTTTAAAAACGTAAATAAAGCATTTCAAACTCAGGTTGTTCTTAACAACCTCAATTTACACGTTAAAAAAGGAGAAATCACTGTCATCATGGGCCCCAGTGGTGTGGGAAAATCTGTTTCCCTAAAGCTCTTAATGGGCTTAATGAAGCCTGACTCAGGAGAAATCATTCTTGATGGACAAAATGTGTGTGAGCTTTCCGATGAAGAAATGAAAAAAATCCGAAAAAAGATTGGGATGCTCTTTCAAGACGCTGCTCTTTTTGACTATTTAAACGTCTATGAAAATGTCAGTTTCCCCATGTTAGAACACACCAAATTAAGCGAAGAAAAAATCAAAGTTCATGTTGAAGAAAAACTATCCGAGGTTGGTTTAACCGATATCAATGAGAAATTACCCAGTGAACTCTCTGGAGGTATGAGAAAACGCGTTGGTCTGGCTCGTGCACTTATGCTCAACCCAAAGGTTATTTTGTTTGATGAACCTACAACTGGCTTAGACCCTATTACAACTTCCCAAATAGGTGATTTGATTCTAAAAACACAGCGGAGTCGAAATGCCACTGTTCTTTTAATTAATCATGACTTAGCATTAACTTACAAAGTTGCCGATAAAGTCGCAATGCTTTATAACGGAGAAATTGTGGAATACTGTACCCCAAAAGAATTAAAAAAATCAGAACATCCTTTTGTTAAAAATTTCTTAGAAGCACATATCAATATGGAGAACTATAAATAA
- a CDS encoding carboxypeptidase M32, producing MAKIYDKLHEHFETISAYGHALSICGWDEQVNMPAKSHTQRAKSISKLQQARHMLMTDPRVKDWIDQASQEDLNLWQQANIREIKRVWENATCLTPKLIDDQIRATSNCQQAWKQMRGENNWKDFEPLLDEVIQVSKEEAKIRADITNTTPYQALVNLYDPGQSIEQTTEIFTELKNFLPNFIQTVMGKQKNESYIHPNGTFAINDQKELCLELMKVFGFDFEYGRLDVSHHPFCGGVPSDVRITTRYKESDFVESVMGVIHETGHACYEQNLPQDWNSQPVGKALGMSMHESQSLFFEMQVARNPNTLAYLAQIFKKYLGAGQKQDVFWATDNIVKLYSRVQPDFIRVSADELTYPLHVILRFELEQEIIEGDLKTSDIPAAWDEKMQSYLGVDTKGNYKDGCMQDVHWPSGGFGYFPSYTLGAMTAAQLFHALKSEIPNIEQEFTQGKFNSVRSWLKDKVWTQASLKSKKDLLVAVTGENLTADYFINHLKQRYAGQN from the coding sequence ATGGCAAAAATTTATGACAAACTGCACGAACATTTTGAGACAATATCGGCCTATGGCCATGCGCTATCAATATGTGGATGGGATGAACAAGTCAACATGCCGGCAAAAAGCCATACGCAACGTGCAAAATCGATTTCAAAGTTACAACAAGCCCGTCATATGTTAATGACAGATCCAAGAGTAAAAGATTGGATTGATCAAGCCAGTCAAGAAGATCTTAATCTATGGCAACAGGCCAATATTAGAGAAATAAAGAGAGTTTGGGAGAACGCAACTTGTTTAACGCCAAAACTTATTGATGATCAAATTAGAGCAACATCTAATTGTCAGCAAGCTTGGAAGCAAATGCGAGGTGAGAATAACTGGAAAGATTTTGAGCCATTATTGGATGAAGTGATTCAAGTCAGTAAAGAAGAAGCAAAAATAAGAGCCGATATTACGAATACTACACCATACCAAGCTTTGGTTAACTTATATGATCCAGGTCAAAGCATTGAGCAAACTACAGAAATTTTTACGGAGTTGAAAAATTTTCTTCCAAATTTTATTCAAACCGTGATGGGTAAACAAAAAAATGAATCCTATATTCATCCCAATGGAACCTTTGCAATAAATGATCAAAAAGAACTTTGTCTTGAGTTGATGAAAGTTTTTGGTTTTGATTTTGAATATGGTCGTTTGGATGTCAGTCACCATCCATTTTGCGGTGGAGTCCCCAGTGATGTAAGAATCACCACAAGGTACAAAGAATCTGACTTTGTAGAAAGTGTCATGGGAGTTATTCATGAAACAGGTCATGCATGTTATGAACAAAATTTGCCTCAAGATTGGAATAGCCAACCCGTTGGTAAAGCCTTGGGCATGAGTATGCATGAGAGCCAAAGTTTATTTTTTGAAATGCAAGTGGCAAGGAACCCTAACACCTTGGCATATTTGGCACAAATATTTAAAAAGTATTTAGGAGCAGGGCAAAAACAAGATGTTTTTTGGGCAACGGACAATATTGTAAAATTGTACAGTCGAGTTCAACCAGATTTTATTAGAGTAAGCGCGGATGAACTAACGTATCCTCTGCATGTTATTTTACGCTTTGAGCTTGAGCAGGAGATCATTGAAGGGGACTTAAAAACCAGTGATATTCCGGCAGCATGGGACGAAAAAATGCAAAGCTACTTAGGTGTTGATACCAAGGGTAATTATAAGGATGGCTGTATGCAAGATGTTCATTGGCCCAGTGGTGGGTTTGGTTATTTTCCATCTTATACTTTAGGTGCCATGACAGCAGCACAACTTTTCCATGCTTTAAAGTCTGAGATACCTAATATTGAACAAGAGTTTACTCAAGGCAAATTTAATTCTGTGAGAAGTTGGCTAAAAGATAAGGTTTGGACACAAGCATCTTTAAAGTCAAAAAAAGATTTGCTTGTTGCAGTTACAGGTGAAAATTTAACAGCAGATTATTTTATTAATCACTTAAAACAAAGATATGCCGGGCAAAACTAA